Genomic DNA from Candidatus Poribacteria bacterium:
TACATCGCGAACCACCTGGCAGACGTCAGCCCGGCTCCGTCGGTCCACACGGACCTGGACGAGATGCTGCGTGCTGTCAAACCGGATGCTGTCCTCATCTCGACGCCTCACACGCTCCACTTCGAGCACGGGATGAAGTCGCTCGACGCCGGATGCCACGTGTTCATGGAGAAGCCCATGGTCACGTCGTCCGACCACGCCTACATCCTGGCGGACAAGGTGAAGCGGACGGGCAAGGTGCTCGTGATCGGCTACAACACGCCTTGTTCGGGCAACTTCTACTACCTGCGCGAGCAGATCCGCTCCAAGGGCTTGGGCAAGCTCGAGCTGGTGATGGGCTACATCAACCAGAACTGGAAGAACGCGACGAAGGGAGCCTGGCGTCAGGTTCCCGAGCTGTCCGGCGGCGGACAGGCGTACGACAGCGGCGCCCATCTCCTGAACAGCCTCTGCTGGTCGGTGGAATCGCGCGTCGAGCAGGTCCACGCGTTCCTCGACAACTGCGAGACGCCCGTCGACATCAACTCGTCGATCAACGTCCGGTTCGAGAACGGCGTCATGGCGAGCATCGTCGTCAGCGGGAACTGCCCGGCTCCCGACGGGACGTTCATGACGTTCATCTTCGACGGCGGCAGAATCGACATCGACGGCTGGGGCGGCGGGTGGATTCGCGTCTACGAGGGCGGCAAGCGAGTCGAGGAGCCGCCCATCACGCCGGAGATGAACGCAGGACGCTCGGACTACAACTTCATCGACGCGATCCAAGGCAAGGCGGAACCTCGAACGAGCCCGATGAATGGCATCATCCAGAGCGAACTGATGGACGCCATCTACGAATCGGGTCGAACGAGCATGCCGGCAAAGCCCACGCAGCGGTAGATACCTCGACAACGGGTGGGCCCGTCCGCGCATCGCAGCGCGGATGGGCTCGCTTCATGAGGGATCACGAAAGGGACGATATGGCAGACCTCGACGCGCGCTGGCGCGGGCGTATCGCGGAACGAGTCGGCGGGCAGGCATTCGACGCGCCCGGCGGGGGTTATGCGTTCAGCGACGTCCTCGCCGAGGAGCGGGAGCTGTCGAAGGGGAACCGCGCGAACGATCCTTCCTCCGCCCTGCTCACGCTTTCCATCGCCGACCCGACGTGGAAGATGAGACCCGAAGCGATGGACGGCGGCCGTCGGTTCTACGAGGAATCGGCGGACGCGACGCGGTACACCGACAACTCGGGCGTCCGCGCGGGCGGTTCTTTTCCGAACACACACGACGCCATCGCTGCCTACCTGTCACGGCGCTATGGAGTGCGGAACCTCTCGTCGGACTGGGTGCAGTACTCCCCCGGCTCCATCAAGCGCTCGCTCGCCGAGTACGTGCCTGCGCTGCTGTTCGATTCGGACACGACGCTCGTGTTCCCGACGCCTGGCTATCCGGTCATCAAGAGCGCGATCAATCGCCACGAGGCGGAGGTACTCGACGTCCCGATGGCGTTCGACGGCGCGCGGTGGCGCATCGCGACCGACTTCGTGCTGCCGAAGTCGGGCAAGACCGTCCTTTACGCGAACCTGCCGCACAACCCCACCGGCAGCGGCTGCACGTGCGACGAGTGGGCGGAGCTTCTCGACTGGGCACGAGCGAACGGCGTCCTGGTCGTCGTGGACGAAGCCTACGTGGACCTACGCTACAACGAAGAGATGGCGAGCGTACTGACGATCCCCGGATGGGAGGAGTGCTGCCTCGTCCTGCAGAGCGTCAGCAAGGGATGGAACGCGACGGGGCTGCGGTTCGGCTGGGTCGTCGCGCATCCGACGGCGATCAGGGCGGTTCGCAAGGTGATGGACGTCAAGGACTCCGGGATGTTCGGACCCAGTATCGCGGCGGGGCTGACCTGCCTGGCGCATCCGGAGTGGGCGGAGGAGACTCGCGCCAAGTACGAACGCCTGCATCGGCTCCTCAACGAGGGTTTGGCTGAGGCGGGGTTCCGGACCGTCATGCCGGATGCCGGGCTGTGCCAGTTCACTCCCGCACCCAAGTCGGCGAACGGCCGGACGTTCGCAAGCGCGGTCGAGTGTGGTCAGTGGTTCCGCAAGGACCTGCGCGTCTCGCTGATGCACTACACCGTCAACGAGGCGACGTGGCTGCGCTGGGCGGTGACACTGAAGCCGGTGCCCGACTGCGGCTTGCCGGACGAGGCGTCGGTGATCCGCGAAGTCGTCTCGCGGCTCAAATCCGTGGACTTCGCGTTCTGATGCGGCGGCGAGTGCCTTGAGCGCCCATCTTGGGGATGGTAGCCTTGGGCGATGGGAGCCGAGAGGGCCGGGGTTCGAGTGTGTGGTCGAAGGCGAGTGCGACGCTGGGCGTCTGTGGGGTTCATCGCTCGCGGACGTCGTTCTTTACGTCATCTGGCGGAGGTCGTCGCGGGAGAGGCGTACCGCAGGCAGAGCGAGAGCGACCTGGAAGGCGCGGTACAACTCTACGAGCGGTCGGTACGCATCTATCCTACTGCCGAAGCGCGCACCTACCTCGGATGGGCGCTCAGTCTGCAGGGGAACCTGACCGGGGCGATCCGAGAATGTGAGCGAGCCATCGTTCTCGATCCGTCGTTCGGCAATCCCTACAACGACATCGGAGCGTATCTGATCCAACTTGGCAAGTGGGACGAGGCGGTTCCGTGGCTGGAACGCGCCATCGAGTCCGAACGGTACGAGGCGCGTCACTACCCCTGCATGAACCTCGGCAGGTTCTATCAGCGTCGGATGGACTGGGCGCGCGCCAAGCAAGCCTACATGCAGGCGCTTAGCCTGTCGCCCGACTACATGCCTGCGCTACTGTCACTGAGGCGCATGCTGAGTAGGTTCAACTGAGGGTCGGCAGCGATGTTGACACACGGAGAGCTCTTGGCAAGTGTCGATGGGACGACCTGCCCGCCCGGCGCGGTCGTCTTCTGGTGGATGGGTCAGCACAGCTTCATCGTGAAGTTGGGGAGGACTGTCGTCTACATCGACCCATACCTGTCTCCGAGCCGCGCACGGCGCACCTCGCCGCTGCTGCTGCCGGAGGAAGTGACGAACGCCGGATATGTGCTCTGCACGCACGACCACGGCGATCACATCGATCCTGGAGCCATACCCGGCATCGCGACTGCGTCGCCGGAGGCGACCTTCGTTGCGCCTCGGACGGCTCGCCAACGCATGCTGTCGCTCCACGTCGATCCGAAGCGTCTCGTCAGCCTCGACGCTGGCGACGCCCTCCAGACACCC
This window encodes:
- a CDS encoding tetratricopeptide repeat protein translates to MGAERAGVRVCGRRRVRRWASVGFIARGRRSLRHLAEVVAGEAYRRQSESDLEGAVQLYERSVRIYPTAEARTYLGWALSLQGNLTGAIRECERAIVLDPSFGNPYNDIGAYLIQLGKWDEAVPWLERAIESERYEARHYPCMNLGRFYQRRMDWARAKQAYMQALSLSPDYMPALLSLRRMLSRFN
- a CDS encoding aminotransferase class I/II-fold pyridoxal phosphate-dependent enzyme, whose amino-acid sequence is MPRVHGEAHGHVVRPRLHPGGQGEADGQGARDRLQHALFGQLLLPARADPLQGLGQARAGDGLHQPELEERDEGSLASGSRAVRRRTGVRQRRPSPEQPLLVGGIARRAGPRVPRQLRDARRHQLVDQRPVRERRHGEHRRQRELPGSRRDVHDVHLRRRQNRHRRLGRRVDSRLRGRQASRGAAHHAGDERRTLGLQLHRRDPRQGGTSNEPDEWHHPERTDGRHLRIGSNEHAGKAHAAVDTSTTGGPVRASQRGWARFMRDHERDDMADLDARWRGRIAERVGGQAFDAPGGGYAFSDVLAEERELSKGNRANDPSSALLTLSIADPTWKMRPEAMDGGRRFYEESADATRYTDNSGVRAGGSFPNTHDAIAAYLSRRYGVRNLSSDWVQYSPGSIKRSLAEYVPALLFDSDTTLVFPTPGYPVIKSAINRHEAEVLDVPMAFDGARWRIATDFVLPKSGKTVLYANLPHNPTGSGCTCDEWAELLDWARANGVLVVVDEAYVDLRYNEEMASVLTIPGWEECCLVLQSVSKGWNATGLRFGWVVAHPTAIRAVRKVMDVKDSGMFGPSIAAGLTCLAHPEWAEETRAKYERLHRLLNEGLAEAGFRTVMPDAGLCQFTPAPKSANGRTFASAVECGQWFRKDLRVSLMHYTVNEATWLRWAVTLKPVPDCGLPDEASVIREVVSRLKSVDFAF
- a CDS encoding Gfo/Idh/MocA family oxidoreductase produces the protein MPKPIKRNAPSTRAVEAHRLYHGSWVARALTRAKESSGMAKIRLAMIGCGGNSGGHARGMKAHPDVQVVAGVDVNADIVNRYIANHLADVSPAPSVHTDLDEMLRAVKPDAVLISTPHTLHFEHGMKSLDAGCHVFMEKPMVTSSDHAYILADKVKRTGKVLVIGYNTPCSGNFYYLREQIRSKGLGKLELVMGYINQNWKNATKGAWRQVPELSGGGQAYDSGAHLLNSLCWSVESRVEQVHAFLDNCETPVDINSSINVRFENGVMASIVVSGNCPAPDGTFMTFIFDGGRIDIDGWGGGWIRVYEGGKRVEEPPITPEMNAGRSDYNFIDAIQGKAEPRTSPMNGIIQSELMDAIYESGRTSMPAKPTQR